In Myxocyprinus asiaticus isolate MX2 ecotype Aquarium Trade chromosome 3, UBuf_Myxa_2, whole genome shotgun sequence, the following proteins share a genomic window:
- the LOC127421421 gene encoding protein FAM98B-like gives MERDTGIIASIKALGYKSSECLRKCTCDELPCPLLTWLVSEIRASCPCVPAWSIGGAVLVGELREVLKEMSCPQSALISEHLSPLLLYRLTEYLVSELMAAHMLMYREIHPEDAEQKLESKGKEQRKWESLTRDSKDEYQEVSQAEVDNWKEVTKNLAGLFHTLGLETSSQLSDACAEVESRLASLPEGVVLEPLLKTNLNSDQWKKIHEIDKALRKDYECRRQMMIKRFYVTLQSFAWGDRGQERNAVLSSMPHFSPSLESSISIAKLLAAREDQSRISPVKAGPSTAVHKVLMGSVPDRGGRPGEIEPPMPSFASRREGEGSQYKKKKREYSGKKKNKLN, from the exons GTATAAGAGCAGTGAGTGCTTGAGGAAATGTACATGTGATGAATTACCTTGTCCACTGCTTACCTGGTTGGTCTCAGAGATAAGAGCAAGCTGCCCATGTGTGCCAG CATGGAGCATTGGTGGTGCAGTTCTGGTGGGGGAGTTGAGGGAGGTGCTTAAGGAAATGTCCTGTCCACAAAGTGCACTCATATCAGAGCACCTTAGCCCACTTCTGCTGTACAGGCTGACCG AGTACTTGGTGTCAGAGTTAATGGCAGCACATATGCTGATGTACAGAGAGATTCATCCAGAAGATGCGGAACAGAAGTTGGAGTCAAAGGGCAAAGAGCAGAGAAAATGGGAAAGTCTTACTCGGGACAGTAAGGATGAGTATCAAGAAGTCAGTCAAGCTGAGGTGGATAATTGGAAAGAAGTTACAAAGAATCTGGCAGGACTGTTTCATACTCTTGGTTTAGAAACATCCTCTCAGCTAAGTGATGCCTGTGCAGAG GTGGAGTCACGGCTTGCATCCCTTCCAGAAGGTGTAGTGCTAGAGCCATTACTAAAGACCAATTTGAACTCGGATCAGTGG AAAAAGATTCATGAAATCGACAAAGCTCTTCGTAAGGATTATGAGTGTCGACGCCAAATGATGATCAAGCGTTTCTATGTCACACTACAGTCTTTTGCTTGGGGAGATAGGGGACAG gaacGCAATGCTGTGCTTTCTTCCATGCCACACTTTTCACCCTCTCTTGAGTCCTCTATCTCAATCGCTAAGCTGTTGGCAGCCAGAGAAGATCAGTCTCGCATTTCGCCAGTTAAAGCGGGGCCTTCAACAGCTGTTCACAAG GTTCTAATGGGCAGTGTGCCAGATAGGGGGGGACGTCCAGGAGAGATTGAGCCACCAATGCCCAGCTTCGCCAGTCGCAGGGAGGGAGAAGGCAGTcagtacaaaaagaaaaaacGAGAATACtcaggaaaaaagaaaaataaactgaattag